The Natrinema pellirubrum DSM 15624 region GAACGCCCCGATGTCCTCGCCCGCCGCGACGGGGGTCAGGTACTCCTCTTTCTGGGACTCGTCGCCGAACTCGTAGAGCATGTTGCCCGCCAGCGAGGTGTGGGCGGCGACGATCGTCCCCAGGCCGCCCGAGCCACGGGCGATCTCCTCAAGCCCGATCGCGTAGGAGTGATAGTCCAGCCCGGCACCGCCGTACTCCTCGGGGAAGGGCATCCCCATCAGCCCCAGTTCGGCCATCTGGTCGACGAGGTCCTGTGGGAACTCGTCGTCGTGGTCGATCTCTTCGGCGACGGGGACGACCTCCTCGTCGACGAACTCCGACACCATGTCCCGAATCTGTTGCTGCTCGGCCGAGAGTGCAAAGTCCATACGGCGGAATTAGGAATCATGATCCTTTACTGTTCTCTCTTTGCGCTATCGTGCCCATTAGTGTCATGAGAAGCAACGTCGTGCAGTAATGTCTCGACCGGCAGTAATCGACGACGAACCGCACTCGGTCCCGGTACGAACGCGGACCCAAAAAATCGGCAGCCGATCGCCTCAGTTCTCGTCCGGCGCGGCGTCTTCCGGAACCTGTCCCTCGACGAGGGACTGGTCGGCGTACTCCTCGCGGATGTCCTTCTTCGAGAACTTGCCCGTCGCCGTCTTGGGCACTTCCTTGATGAACTCGATCTCGTCCGGGAGCCACCACTTGGGATACTCGTCGGCGAGCATCTCGTTGACCTCGTCGACGAGCGCGTCCCGATCGGCTCCCTCGGCGGGGACGACGAACGCGACCGGTCGTTCCTGCCAGCGTTCGTGGGGCACGCCGACGACGGCCGCCTCGGCGACGCCGTCGTGGGCCATGATCGCGTTCTCGAGTTCGACCGAAGAGATCCACTCGCCGCCCGATTTGATCACGTCCTTCTCGCGGTCGACGATCTTGATGTAACCGTCCTCGTCGACGGTGACGACGTCACCCGTCTTGAGCCAGCCGTCCTCGAAGTCCGTCTCGTTGGCCTCGGGGCGCTCGAAGTACTCCGTCGTCACCCACGGCCCGCGGATCCACAGTTCGCCGAACTCCTGTCCGTTCCACTCGATCTCCTCGCCGTCGTCGTCGATGACCTTGAACTCGAGGCCGGGAACGACCAGCCCTTGCTTACCGCGCTTTTCGACCCGCGTGTCGTAGTCCGCGTTCTGCAGGTCGGATTTGAGATGGGAGACCGCACCGATCGGCGCCATCTCGGTCATCCCCCAGGCGTGAAGCACCTCGACGCCTTGCGTGTCGAACCACTCGATCATCGACTTCGGCGCGGCCGAGCCGCCGACGATGACGGTATCGAGCGTCGAGAGGTCGACGTCGTTCTCCGTACAGTACTCCATCAGCCCCAGCCAGACGGTCGGGACGCCCGCGCTGATCGTCACGCCCTCGTTTTCGATGAGGGACGCGAGGTCTTCGGGCTCGGGAGAGGGGCCGGGGAAGACCTGTTTGGCCCCGCCGGCGGTCGCGGTAAACGGCATTCCCCAGGCGTTGACGTGGAACATCGGCACCACTGGCATGACGACGTCGTCGTCGGCCATCGGGATTCCTTGGGGCGTCTGGGAGGCCATCGTGTGGCTCCAGAGCATCTGCTGGGTGTATTCGACGCCTTTCGGGTTGCCGGTCGTCCCCGAGGTGTAACACATCCCCGCGGGCTGTTCCTCGTCGACGTCGGGCCAGTCGTAGTCGGTCTCGTGGCCGTCGATGAACGACTCGTACGGTGTTGCCTCGAGGTCGTCCGCCGACTCGCTGCCCATGACGACGAAGTCGATATCGTCGAACTCATCGTCGGCGTCGGCGACGGCACCCGCGAGTTTCGGTGCGAGCGACTGGTCGACGAAGATCAGTTCGTCGTCGGCATTGTCGACGATGTACTGGATGTGTGCGTCGGGGAGCAGCGGGTTGATCGTATGGAGCTGTGCCCCGATCGATGGCACGGCGAAATACGTCTCGAAGTGCCGCGAGTGGTTCCAACAGAAGGTTCCGACCCGATCACCTTCCTCGATTCCGTACTCGTCGAGCGCGTTCGCGAGTTGGCTCGTTCGCTGCTCGTACTCGCCGTACGTGTATCGTTGCATCCCGTCGTGATTCCGGGAGACGATCTCCGTGTCGGAATACAGCTTGCTTGCCCGCCACAAGAACGGCCGAAGCGTTTGATCAGTACCTGCTGGCATGTCGTCCTATATAGAGGGGGAAATACTGTATTATTCTTTCCATACATATGATGGGGGTCGGACGCTTCTTTCGCCCAACGTATCGTCTGCAGTCCCCGTAACGGCTGGAGGTTCGGCGATACAATCCGTCTCGGCCGAGACAAGTGTGAGTCCGAGAGGTGGCCGGCCACCGGCGACCGAAACGGTTCACACACCGACCGCACGGCAGCCGTACGGTCGGACATGCATCGACTGCCAGTATAGAACAGGGACTCGTCTCTGCAGTCCGTTCCGCGACGGGCTCAAATCGAGCCGACGGCCTCGAGCGCGTCCGGAATCGGGTTCTCGCCCGACAGGATCTCGAACGTCTCGCCGACGACGGGCTCGCAGTCGATCGCGGCCACGAGCGTCGCGGCCACGTCCTCGCGCGGGATGTCATCCTCGCCCAGCTCGAGCCCCTCGGCGGCCCGGATCTCGCCGGTGCCGGACTCGTCTGTCAGTTCACCCGGCCGGACGATCGTGTACTCGAGCCCGCTGTGTCGGAGGTACTCGTCGGCTTCGGCCTTCGCGATCAGGTAGTCCCGCAGCGGCTCCGGCCCCGCATCCGGGTCGTCGGCCCCCATCGAACTGAGCATGACGAACCGGTCGATGCCCGCCTCGCCCGCGGCGTCGATCAGATTGATCGCGCCGTCGCGGTCGACGCCGTAGACGTCCTCGCCGCCGGAGCCGGCCGCGAACACGACGGCGTCACAGCCCTCGAGCGCGCGCTCGAGCGTGGACGGCTCGGTCAGGTCCGCAACGACCGGTTCCCCGCCCAGTCGTTCCAGTTCCTCCCGCTGGGACTCGTCGCGGATCATCGCTCGCGGGGTGTAGTCGCCCTCGGCTAGCAGCGCCGTTACGTGCTGACCGACCCCGCCGTGGGAGCCGGCGACGAGTATCGACTGATGCATGGGTCCGGATTCGCCGCTCGCACGCATACGGGTTTCGGCGGGAGTTGCCGGCCCCCGATCGGTCGGGCCGGCCCGCTCGGAGCGCCGGGCGGAAGAGCGCGCCGCGACCGCGGTGTTTTTCCGGGATGATAACGAAACTAACTCGAGTAGATGACCACGGGCCAGCCCGAACCCAAACCAGACGCCGACCTCGAGGACGACCTCGAGTGGTGTTACGATGCGGTTCACGGCGTTTCGCGGACTTTTTCGATCACGATCGATCGGCTCGAAGAGCCGATGGCGAGACACATCTGTCTCGGCTATCTCCTCTGTCGGATCGCGGACACCATCGAGGACGCCGGCCACATCCCGCCGGCGCGACAGACCGAACTGCTCACGCGGTACGACCGGCTGCTCGATCCCGATGCGACGGA contains the following coding sequences:
- a CDS encoding long-chain fatty acid--CoA ligase — protein: MPAGTDQTLRPFLWRASKLYSDTEIVSRNHDGMQRYTYGEYEQRTSQLANALDEYGIEEGDRVGTFCWNHSRHFETYFAVPSIGAQLHTINPLLPDAHIQYIVDNADDELIFVDQSLAPKLAGAVADADDEFDDIDFVVMGSESADDLEATPYESFIDGHETDYDWPDVDEEQPAGMCYTSGTTGNPKGVEYTQQMLWSHTMASQTPQGIPMADDDVVMPVVPMFHVNAWGMPFTATAGGAKQVFPGPSPEPEDLASLIENEGVTISAGVPTVWLGLMEYCTENDVDLSTLDTVIVGGSAAPKSMIEWFDTQGVEVLHAWGMTEMAPIGAVSHLKSDLQNADYDTRVEKRGKQGLVVPGLEFKVIDDDGEEIEWNGQEFGELWIRGPWVTTEYFERPEANETDFEDGWLKTGDVVTVDEDGYIKIVDREKDVIKSGGEWISSVELENAIMAHDGVAEAAVVGVPHERWQERPVAFVVPAEGADRDALVDEVNEMLADEYPKWWLPDEIEFIKEVPKTATGKFSKKDIREEYADQSLVEGQVPEDAAPDEN
- a CDS encoding SDR family oxidoreductase, translated to MHQSILVAGSHGGVGQHVTALLAEGDYTPRAMIRDESQREELERLGGEPVVADLTEPSTLERALEGCDAVVFAAGSGGEDVYGVDRDGAINLIDAAGEAGIDRFVMLSSMGADDPDAGPEPLRDYLIAKAEADEYLRHSGLEYTIVRPGELTDESGTGEIRAAEGLELGEDDIPREDVAATLVAAIDCEPVVGETFEILSGENPIPDALEAVGSI